The following proteins come from a genomic window of Heyndrickxia acidicola:
- a CDS encoding helix-turn-helix transcriptional regulator, with protein sequence MKINNFNFEYGTYIYDKRTNLNLTQKELADGICSITYLSKLENGKIEPSHDTLLLLLERLNCDFQNLLNNNENFIETLEEWYTVITNQENQEIERVRSRVDEMIKNIDSVILVYYYNLLSLRYFLYKVNLNAAEEKIEYLNKHVSKLPEQIYNYLQYFSGVYFCLRSNYNKGLFYLKEAEQLFSKSKVVDLNLYYHLGLAYNLIYNIPMTLIYTNLCLDNLRQEFSGNRRIECYLLLGINYLRLNDFNKAEYYFKLIIKATSKFRDDAILAKAYHNLGNLESKRNNSSKAISYFTKSLELKDKKNESYINTLIYLAKEYSKLEEKKSAIDYLEVAYSIVKKNLLPKTQTYRVLILKYKILEDDEKLLNLIEIEARKYFSERNDKINLCDCYITAAELYSKRQMYKKSTLYYKLAYETSLLSTTK encoded by the coding sequence ATGAAAATTAATAATTTTAATTTTGAATATGGGACATATATTTATGATAAAAGAACAAATTTAAACTTAACTCAGAAGGAATTAGCAGATGGCATTTGTTCGATTACTTATCTAAGTAAATTAGAAAACGGAAAGATAGAGCCAAGTCATGATACATTGTTATTACTTTTAGAAAGGTTAAATTGTGACTTTCAAAATTTATTGAATAACAACGAAAATTTTATTGAAACACTTGAAGAATGGTATACTGTAATAACTAATCAAGAAAATCAAGAAATAGAAAGAGTAAGAAGCAGAGTTGATGAAATGATAAAAAATATAGATTCGGTAATTTTAGTATATTATTATAATTTATTGTCTTTGAGGTATTTTCTTTATAAAGTAAACTTAAATGCAGCTGAGGAAAAGATAGAATACTTAAATAAACATGTCTCAAAATTACCTGAGCAAATATACAATTATTTACAATATTTTTCTGGTGTATATTTTTGTTTAAGATCGAACTATAATAAAGGGCTCTTCTATTTAAAAGAAGCTGAACAATTATTCTCAAAGAGCAAAGTAGTGGATTTAAATTTATATTATCATTTAGGGTTAGCTTATAATCTAATTTATAACATCCCTATGACTCTAATTTATACAAATTTATGCTTAGATAATTTAAGACAAGAATTTTCTGGTAATAGGAGAATAGAATGTTATTTACTATTAGGAATAAATTATCTTCGATTAAATGATTTTAACAAAGCGGAATACTATTTTAAATTAATAATAAAAGCTACAAGTAAATTTAGAGATGATGCTATTTTAGCAAAAGCTTACCATAACTTAGGTAATTTGGAGAGTAAAAGGAATAACTCCAGTAAGGCAATATCATATTTTACAAAGAGTCTAGAACTTAAAGATAAAAAAAACGAAAGTTATATAAATACATTGATTTATCTAGCTAAGGAATATAGTAAATTGGAAGAAAAAAAAAGCGCAATAGATTATTTGGAAGTTGCTTATTCTATCGTGAAAAAAAATTTATTACCAAAAACACAAACATATAGGGTATTAATATTGAAGTATAAAATTTTAGAAGATGATGAAAAGCTTCTAAACTTAATTGAAATAGAGGCTAGAAAATATTTTAGTGAGAGAAATGATAAGATAAATCTTTGTGATTGTT